AAGAAGACGGACAAAAGCAGGAGACAGACCTCAAGAGACTGACGAAACGCTAGTACCACACGAAGAGTAACAAAGAGATGGAGAGCAACCTGGGGCAGTGCTGCCGGAGCCAAGGAGTCCGGGCAAGCGGCGAGCGCCCTCCCGCGGCCGGGGCTACCTCTTACCTCCTGGGCGAGTTTCTGTTTGAGCACCAGCGCGGCACACAGGTAGCCTGCGCGGCCCACGAACAGCTCGTCGGAGCCGCACTCCAGGAAGGAGACCGGCGCGCAGACGGCACACAGAGCCCGGAACTTGCCCAGCGGCTGCACGTAGTCGGACCGGCCCAGGGCGTGGTACACGAGCGTGGCCACGGCGTACACGCCCGCGCCCCCGAGCAGGAAGGCAGCGCGGGTGTCGGCGTCCGGCTCGCCCCACTCCTCAGAGCGGGCGCACGCGTCGATGAGGCGCTTAGCCGAGCGCAGATAGCGTTCCCGGGCCGTGGAGAAGAGCGGGCTCTGCGAGACGTGGTAGAGCATGTAGGCCACTCCGGCCACGCCGCCATAAAGCCCCCCTTGGCAGCCGCTAGCCCCGGCCGTCGCCCCTCGGGCCTCCGCGTCGCCCCCGAGTGGGGGAAGCTCCTGGAGGATGCGCTCGATGGTGGCGGTGACCAAGGGCGCCACCGCCTCCTCACACTGGCCCGCCAGCAGGCTGCCCTGGTAGTCATCGAAGCGATTGGCGAAGCAGCGCTTGGTGTCCATGCTGTTACCCGTGCCCGCTAGTGCGGAGCTGAGGACCGCTTGAAGTCGTGCCCTGCAGCCCCGCACACCACCTCCGGCTCTCTGAGGCACTCGGATGGCGGTGTATGCGGCGGGGAAGGAGCGAGAAGGATGAGACGGGAGGTGACAAGAGGAGGCGGGCAAGGAGCCGATGGCCAAGTGGGGCGCCGGGCTGCCGCGAGGCTCCCGAGTGGCCCGGGCGATCGCGGGGATGCGTATCGTGCGCTCCCCTCTCAGAGGCCGCGCCCTCGCCGAACTCGCCCCCTCCTGCGCCGCCGCAGCTCGGCTGCCTCTCCAAGGGGCCGAGGTGATATCTGGCAGGACCCACGCGGGGCCCGCGCCACTCCTCCCGCTCCGCCCCCGGCTCCTCCCCTCCTGGCGGAAGGCCGAGGACGTGCGGGACACTGATCTGGGACTCTGGGACTCAGCATAGACACACCTGGCGGTAGAGGTGACAGTCTCCAGTCCTTTGtatactcaaagtgtggtccttgggTTAGAAGCATCAATATCACCCAGGAGCATGTTAAAAACGCAGCATCTCAGGCTTCGCTCCAGACCTATTGAATCCAAATCTGAATATTCagcaagatccccaggtgattcgcgtgcacattaaagtttgaggaGCCACTGAATTAGGCTAGAGTACCAAGA
The DNA window shown above is from Theropithecus gelada isolate Dixy unplaced genomic scaffold, Tgel_1.0 HiC_scaffold_5956, whole genome shotgun sequence and carries:
- the LOC112617907 gene encoding lanC-like protein 3, which translates into the protein MDTKRCFANRFDDYQGSLLAGQCEEAVAPLVTATIERILQELPPLGGDAEARGATAGASGCQGGLYGGVAGVAYMLYHVSQSPLFSTARERYLRSAKRLIDACARSEEWGEPDADTRAAFLLGGAGVYAVATLVYHALGRSDYVQPLGKFRALCAVCAPVSFLECGSDELFVGRAGYLCAALVLKQKLAQE